The Actinomycetota bacterium genomic interval TCAAGATGCCGGAGCTCGGTGAGTCGATCACCGAGGGCACCATCACCCGCTGGCTCAAGCAGGAGGGCGACCAGGTCGAGGCCGACGAGCCCCTGTTCGAGGTGTCCACCGACAAGGTCGACACCGAGGTCCCCTCCCCCGTCGCCGGGGTCCTGAAGTCGATCAAGGTCCAGGCC includes:
- a CDS encoding biotin/lipoyl-containing protein, which produces MATPVKMPELGESITEGTITRWLKQEGDQVEADEPLFEVSTDKVDTEVPSPVAGVLKSIKVQA